One stretch of Janibacter limosus DNA includes these proteins:
- a CDS encoding cysteine desulfurase-like protein, whose amino-acid sequence MSLDVAALRARFPSLTSGIAHFDGPGGTQTPTEVGSAIAATLTGPLSNRGTSVASDRNAESTVASFRSAIADLLGAHPGGIVYGRSATQLTYDISRALAKGWGPGDEVVVTELDHDCNVRPWVQAAESVGATVRWLRLDPTTAELDLRDLDDVVGERTRLVAVTGASNLLGTMPPVARIAARAHAVGALVHVDGVHLTAHSHIDVTAMGADLFVCSPYKFFGPHCAALAADPALLETLRPDKLLPSTDVVPERFELGTLPYEIMAGATAAVDVIASLAPGDGTRRERLAVAHALVHEHEHALRQRIEAGLAELGDQVTVHSRAQQRTPTLFFTFADRDAREAAAFLAERDVLAPAGTFYAHETFRALAPGVDLGMRVGAAPYTDDSDVDRLLGGLTDFLGR is encoded by the coding sequence ATGTCCCTCGACGTCGCCGCGCTCCGCGCCCGCTTCCCCTCGTTGACCTCCGGCATCGCCCACTTCGACGGGCCGGGCGGCACCCAGACCCCGACCGAGGTCGGGTCGGCGATCGCGGCCACCCTCACCGGGCCGCTGTCCAACCGCGGCACGTCCGTGGCCAGCGACCGCAACGCCGAGAGCACGGTGGCCAGCTTTCGCTCGGCGATCGCCGACCTGCTCGGCGCCCATCCGGGCGGGATCGTCTACGGCCGCAGCGCCACCCAGCTCACGTACGACATCTCCCGAGCCTTGGCGAAGGGGTGGGGACCCGGTGACGAGGTCGTCGTCACCGAGCTCGACCACGACTGCAACGTCCGGCCCTGGGTGCAGGCGGCGGAGTCCGTCGGCGCCACCGTGCGGTGGTTGCGCCTCGACCCGACCACCGCCGAGCTGGACCTGCGCGACCTCGACGACGTCGTGGGCGAGCGCACCCGCCTGGTCGCGGTGACCGGAGCGTCCAACCTGCTCGGGACGATGCCACCCGTCGCCCGGATCGCCGCGCGGGCGCACGCCGTCGGCGCGCTGGTCCACGTCGACGGGGTCCACCTCACCGCGCACTCGCACATCGACGTGACCGCGATGGGCGCCGACCTCTTCGTGTGCTCGCCCTACAAGTTCTTCGGCCCGCACTGCGCTGCCCTGGCCGCCGACCCCGCCCTGCTGGAGACCCTGCGCCCGGACAAGCTCCTGCCCTCGACCGATGTGGTCCCGGAGCGCTTCGAGCTCGGGACGCTGCCCTACGAGATCATGGCCGGCGCGACTGCGGCGGTCGACGTCATCGCGTCGCTGGCCCCGGGCGACGGCACGCGCCGTGAGCGGCTGGCCGTGGCGCACGCGCTCGTCCACGAGCACGAGCACGCCCTGCGTCAGCGGATCGAAGCCGGCCTGGCCGAGCTCGGCGACCAGGTCACCGTGCACTCACGCGCGCAGCAGCGCACGCCCACGCTCTTCTTCACCTTCGCCGATCGGGATGCTCGCGAGGCCGCGGCCTTCCTCGCCGAGCGCGACGTGCTCGCGCCGGCCGGGACCTTCTACGCGCACGAGACCTTCCGCGCGCTCGCGCCCGGCGTCGACCTCGGGATGCGGGTCGGCGCCGCGCCCTACACCGACGACAGCGACGTGGACCGGTTGCTCGGGGGGCTCACGGACTTCCTGGGGCGCTGA
- a CDS encoding helix-turn-helix transcriptional regulator yields the protein MDNDLADRRAQLGWSQARLAEALGVSRQTVISIERGRFDPSLPLAFRIATTFGCTIEEIFRPDLAD from the coding sequence ATGGACAACGACCTCGCGGACCGCCGCGCGCAGCTCGGGTGGTCGCAGGCGCGACTGGCCGAGGCGCTGGGCGTCTCGCGGCAGACGGTGATCTCCATCGAGCGCGGCCGCTTCGACCCGAGCCTGCCGCTCGCCTTCCGTATCGCGACGACCTTCGGCTGCACGATCGAGGAGATCTTCCGGCCGGATCTCGCCGACTGA
- the dnaK gene encoding molecular chaperone DnaK → MARAVGIDLGTTNSAVAVLEGGEPTIIANAEGGRTTPSVVAFTKGGEVLVGEVAKRQAVTNADRTLRSVKRHMGTDWTTDDIDGKKYTSQEISARTLQKLKRDAESYLGEDVTDAVITVPAYFDDAERQATKEAGEIAGLNVLRIVNEPTAAALAYGLDKGKEDELILVFDLGGGTFDVSLLEVGKDPEDGFSTIQVRATSGDNQLGGDDWDERVVGHLLTQVKNNTGVDLSNDKIAMQRLRDAAEQAKKELSSSSNTSINLQYLSMGENGPIHLDESLSRANFEQMTKDLLDRTKAPFENVIKDAGVQLSDIDHVVLVGGSTRMPAVSELVTKLTGGKAPNKGVNPDEVVALGAALQAGVLKGERKDVLLIDVTPLSLGIETKGGLFTKLIERNTAIPTKRSEVFSTAEDNQPSVLIQVFQGEREIAQQNKNLGTFELSGIAPAPRGVPQVEVTFDIDANGIVHVTAKDRGTGVEQKITISGGSALSKEEIERMVKEAEAHADEDKARREETEARNNGENLVYSTEKFLGESGDKLTDEQRKPVDDALTDLKEALKPESGASVEDITKKVDTLNEESQKMGAALYAATAEQGEGGAPGADGAEQPAPEGDDDIVDAEVVDDADDEEKK, encoded by the coding sequence ATGGCCCGTGCCGTTGGCATCGACCTCGGAACCACCAACTCTGCCGTCGCCGTCCTCGAGGGTGGCGAGCCCACGATCATCGCGAACGCCGAGGGTGGTCGCACGACCCCCTCCGTCGTCGCCTTCACCAAGGGCGGCGAGGTCCTCGTCGGTGAGGTCGCCAAGCGTCAGGCCGTCACCAACGCCGACCGCACCCTCCGGTCCGTCAAGCGCCACATGGGCACCGACTGGACCACCGACGACATCGACGGCAAGAAGTACACCTCGCAGGAGATCAGCGCGCGCACGCTGCAGAAGCTCAAGCGCGACGCCGAGTCCTACCTCGGTGAGGACGTGACCGACGCGGTCATCACCGTCCCCGCCTACTTCGACGATGCCGAGCGCCAGGCCACCAAGGAGGCCGGTGAGATCGCGGGCCTCAACGTCCTGCGCATCGTCAACGAGCCCACCGCCGCCGCCCTGGCCTACGGCCTCGACAAGGGCAAGGAGGACGAGCTCATCCTCGTCTTCGACCTCGGTGGCGGTACCTTCGACGTCTCCCTGCTCGAGGTCGGCAAGGACCCCGAGGACGGCTTCTCCACCATCCAGGTGCGTGCCACCTCCGGTGACAACCAGCTCGGTGGTGACGACTGGGACGAGCGCGTCGTGGGGCACCTGCTGACCCAGGTCAAGAACAACACCGGCGTGGACCTGTCCAACGACAAGATCGCGATGCAGCGTCTGCGCGACGCCGCGGAGCAGGCCAAGAAGGAGCTCTCCTCCAGCTCCAACACCTCGATCAACCTGCAGTACCTGTCCATGGGCGAGAACGGCCCCATCCACCTCGACGAGTCGCTCTCCCGCGCCAACTTCGAGCAGATGACCAAGGACCTGCTGGACCGGACCAAGGCTCCCTTCGAGAACGTCATCAAGGACGCGGGCGTCCAGCTCTCCGACATCGACCACGTGGTCCTCGTCGGTGGCTCCACCCGCATGCCGGCCGTCAGCGAGCTCGTCACCAAGCTCACCGGTGGCAAGGCCCCCAACAAGGGCGTCAACCCGGACGAGGTCGTCGCGCTCGGCGCGGCACTGCAGGCCGGTGTCCTCAAGGGCGAGCGCAAGGACGTCCTGCTCATCGACGTCACGCCGCTGTCCCTCGGCATCGAGACCAAGGGTGGGCTCTTCACCAAGCTCATCGAGCGCAACACCGCCATCCCGACCAAGCGCTCCGAGGTCTTCTCCACCGCCGAGGACAACCAGCCGTCCGTGCTGATCCAGGTCTTCCAGGGTGAGCGCGAGATCGCCCAGCAGAACAAGAACCTCGGCACCTTCGAGCTGTCCGGCATCGCGCCGGCGCCGCGTGGCGTGCCGCAGGTCGAGGTCACCTTCGACATCGACGCCAACGGCATCGTCCACGTCACCGCCAAGGACCGCGGCACCGGCGTCGAGCAGAAGATCACCATCTCGGGCGGCTCCGCGCTGTCCAAGGAGGAGATCGAGCGCATGGTCAAGGAGGCCGAGGCGCACGCCGACGAGGACAAGGCCCGCCGCGAGGAGACCGAGGCCCGCAACAACGGCGAGAACCTCGTCTACTCCACCGAGAAGTTCCTCGGCGAGTCCGGCGACAAGCTGACCGACGAGCAGCGCAAGCCCGTCGACGACGCCCTGACCGACCTCAAGGAGGCCCTCAAGCCGGAGTCCGGCGCGAGCGTCGAGGACATCACCAAGAAGGTCGACACCCTCAACGAGGAGTCGCAGAAGATGGGCGCTGCCCTCTACGCGGCCACCGCGGAGCAGGGCGAGGGTGGCGCTCCCGGTGCAGACGGCGCCGAGCAGCCCGCCCCCGAGGGTGACGACGACATCGTCGACGCCGAGGTCGTCGACGACGCCGACGACGAGGAGAAGAAGTGA
- a CDS encoding SGNH/GDSL hydrolase family protein: MSRLFVAVGDSFTEGVGDPHLHYPNQVRGWADRLARQLGRADPTWRYANLAIRSKFLDQVVADQLEPALALDPTHISFCAGGNDLLALRADVDGIADRYEQALLRLVGSGAEVIAFTTFVPRASGLLKPLVRRVDAFNAAIRDLAATHDVTLVDHDAMREFDDRGLWALDRIHLSRPGHKRMAAQVAQTLGVPHTLKLSDLVPPDRLGWRHAMRGEAEFVRDEVIPLVRRRLRGAYEGDTTRPKWPEPIHPADGMKRLAAEQAAIERRLREWGEVLERL; this comes from the coding sequence ATGAGCAGGCTCTTCGTCGCGGTCGGCGACTCCTTCACCGAGGGTGTGGGCGACCCACACCTCCACTACCCCAACCAGGTCCGCGGGTGGGCCGACCGGCTGGCCCGGCAGCTCGGACGCGCGGACCCGACGTGGCGCTATGCCAACCTCGCCATCCGCAGCAAGTTCCTCGACCAGGTCGTCGCCGACCAGCTGGAGCCTGCCCTCGCGCTGGACCCGACGCACATCTCCTTCTGCGCCGGTGGCAACGACCTGCTCGCCCTGCGCGCCGATGTCGACGGCATCGCCGACCGCTACGAGCAGGCTCTGCTGCGGCTCGTCGGGTCCGGCGCCGAGGTCATCGCCTTCACGACCTTCGTGCCGCGGGCGAGCGGGCTGCTCAAGCCGCTGGTCCGCCGGGTCGACGCCTTCAACGCAGCCATCCGCGATCTCGCCGCGACGCACGACGTGACCCTCGTCGACCACGACGCGATGCGCGAGTTCGACGACAGGGGCCTGTGGGCACTCGACCGGATCCACCTGTCCCGACCCGGCCACAAGCGGATGGCTGCCCAGGTGGCCCAGACGCTCGGGGTGCCGCACACCCTCAAGCTGAGCGACCTCGTGCCCCCCGACCGGCTCGGATGGCGGCACGCGATGCGGGGCGAGGCGGAGTTCGTCCGCGACGAGGTGATCCCGCTGGTGCGCAGGCGGCTGCGCGGCGCCTACGAGGGTGACACCACGCGACCCAAGTGGCCCGAGCCGATCCACCCGGCCGACGGCATGAAGCGCCTGGCGGCCGAGCAGGCTGCGATCGAGCGGCGCCTACGCGAGTGGGGCGAGGTGCTCGAGCGGCTGTGA
- a CDS encoding pyridoxamine 5'-phosphate oxidase family protein: MDTNQRQPAQPEIPSEIRELPRDKCWQLVRDSLVGRLAVVHDDAPDIFPVSFVVDHGTVVLRTAAGTKHDSARNRIVAFEVDGYDLDTAEAWSVVLRGRATEVYAMDEAIEIMNLPLSPWAPGSKPHLLRITPDVVTGRRFVIHGGEPRA, translated from the coding sequence ATGGACACCAACCAGCGGCAGCCGGCGCAGCCGGAGATCCCATCTGAGATTCGTGAGCTCCCGCGCGACAAGTGTTGGCAACTCGTCCGTGACAGCCTGGTGGGGCGGCTTGCCGTCGTCCACGACGACGCACCGGACATCTTCCCGGTGAGCTTCGTCGTCGACCACGGGACCGTCGTGCTGCGCACCGCCGCCGGGACCAAGCACGACTCCGCCCGCAACCGCATCGTCGCCTTCGAGGTGGACGGCTACGACCTTGACACCGCCGAGGCCTGGAGCGTCGTCCTGCGCGGTCGAGCGACCGAGGTGTACGCCATGGATGAAGCGATCGAGATCATGAACCTGCCATTGTCCCCATGGGCGCCCGGGTCCAAGCCCCACCTGCTGCGCATCACGCCCGACGTGGTCACGGGTCGTCGGTTTGTGATCCACGGCGGAGAGCCCCGGGCCTGA
- a CDS encoding heat shock protein transcriptional repressor HspR — protein sequence MARISGLSGDDHTPVFVISVAADLAGMHAQTLRQYDRIGLVTPSRTRGGGRRYSAADVTRLREVQRLSQEEGVSLGAISRIFALETQVEALRARVAELDDELDTAREALGQGRRFFAVGSQGDIVALRHGQRPRPRTGGQALVVWEPRSRG from the coding sequence ATGGCACGGATCTCCGGACTGAGCGGTGACGACCACACGCCCGTCTTCGTCATCTCCGTCGCCGCCGACCTCGCGGGGATGCACGCGCAGACCCTGCGTCAGTACGACCGCATCGGTCTCGTGACGCCCTCGCGCACCCGGGGCGGAGGCCGGCGCTACAGCGCCGCTGACGTCACCCGGCTGCGCGAGGTGCAGCGGCTCTCCCAGGAGGAGGGCGTCTCGCTCGGGGCGATCTCGCGGATCTTCGCGCTCGAGACGCAGGTCGAGGCGCTGCGCGCCCGCGTGGCCGAGCTGGACGACGAGCTCGACACCGCGCGCGAGGCCCTCGGGCAGGGGCGGCGGTTCTTCGCCGTCGGGTCGCAGGGCGACATCGTCGCGCTGCGCCACGGCCAGCGACCGCGCCCTCGCACCGGCGGGCAGGCGCTCGTCGTGTGGGAGCCACGCAGCCGGGGCTGA
- a CDS encoding nucleotide exchange factor GrpE, which translates to MTDPNQPIDPEVSADAAQPEGEEQVVDAEVVSGEQPEATPAGGEGSDAPVAEEVTAEAEAHPDTARADQLQDDYLRLQAEYVNYKRRVDRDLPVHKTRAAHDVLEALLPVLDEIHLAEQHGDLPEGSPFRAIADKLELTLGKHGLERVGVKGEVFDPNVHEALMHIEWDASDAELPSDATATTVVTVLQPGYRAGERVLRAARVAVADPQ; encoded by the coding sequence GTGACCGACCCCAACCAGCCGATCGACCCCGAGGTGAGCGCGGACGCCGCGCAGCCCGAGGGCGAGGAGCAGGTCGTCGACGCCGAGGTGGTCTCGGGCGAGCAGCCCGAGGCCACCCCGGCCGGGGGCGAAGGGAGCGATGCTCCCGTCGCCGAGGAGGTCACCGCAGAGGCGGAGGCCCACCCCGACACGGCCCGCGCCGACCAGCTCCAGGACGACTACCTGCGCCTGCAGGCCGAGTACGTCAACTACAAGCGCCGCGTCGACCGGGACCTCCCGGTGCACAAGACGCGGGCCGCCCACGACGTGCTCGAGGCGCTCCTGCCGGTGCTCGACGAGATCCACCTCGCCGAGCAGCACGGGGACCTGCCTGAGGGCAGCCCCTTCCGCGCGATCGCCGACAAGCTCGAGCTGACCCTGGGCAAGCACGGTCTGGAGCGCGTCGGCGTCAAGGGCGAGGTCTTCGACCCCAACGTCCACGAGGCGCTCATGCACATCGAGTGGGACGCCTCCGACGCCGAGCTCCCGAGCGACGCGACGGCCACCACGGTCGTCACGGTGCTCCAGCCCGGCTACCGGGCCGGCGAGCGCGTCCTGCGGGCCGCCCGCGTGGCCGTCGCCGACCCGCAGTAA
- a CDS encoding universal stress protein codes for MNSNGTARRVVVGYVSSGDGDPALDWAQAEAKRREIPLVMLVASGVEYFTAPEMSAVPPWRDEVTAKLVHEAKSYAAKATGVAISVESRPRSPAASLVDASANAELVVVGRHEQSAIGEAFWGSTSAQVAAHASCPVVVVDRPVCGDSTAPIVVAVDGSDQGRAALEFAFQWSSDVAAPLVAVHAWWLDIPNHLSDSWLPDPMVEGVENGAQTVLDDSLAPWIEKFPDVVVRKILTRQYPVEAVLDAAGNAQVIVVGSRGRGGFVGLLLGSVSQGLLHDTGRACPLVVVHAAD; via the coding sequence ATGAACAGCAACGGAACTGCACGACGCGTGGTTGTGGGATATGTCAGCAGCGGTGACGGCGACCCGGCGCTTGACTGGGCACAGGCGGAGGCCAAGCGGCGCGAGATCCCGCTCGTCATGCTCGTGGCCAGTGGGGTTGAGTATTTCACTGCTCCGGAGATGAGTGCAGTTCCGCCGTGGCGCGACGAGGTCACTGCCAAGCTCGTCCACGAGGCGAAGAGCTACGCGGCCAAGGCGACTGGGGTCGCCATCTCGGTCGAGTCCCGGCCGAGGTCGCCGGCTGCATCGCTCGTCGATGCATCAGCCAATGCTGAGCTCGTCGTCGTTGGCCGCCACGAGCAGAGCGCCATCGGGGAGGCCTTCTGGGGGTCGACCTCAGCACAGGTGGCCGCGCACGCGTCTTGTCCGGTCGTCGTCGTGGACCGTCCAGTGTGCGGGGATTCCACGGCGCCCATCGTCGTGGCCGTCGACGGATCGGATCAGGGTCGTGCGGCGCTCGAGTTCGCCTTCCAGTGGTCGTCGGATGTTGCCGCTCCACTGGTGGCCGTGCACGCGTGGTGGCTGGACATTCCCAACCATCTGTCGGATTCCTGGTTGCCTGACCCCATGGTCGAAGGGGTCGAGAACGGCGCTCAGACGGTGTTGGACGACTCCTTGGCCCCGTGGATCGAGAAGTTCCCGGACGTTGTGGTTCGCAAGATCCTCACGCGTCAGTACCCCGTCGAGGCGGTGTTGGACGCAGCTGGCAACGCGCAAGTCATCGTCGTGGGAAGTCGTGGCCGCGGAGGCTTCGTCGGTCTGCTTCTTGGGTCGGTGAGCCAAGGTTTGTTGCACGACACCGGCCGTGCGTGCCCGCTGGTCGTCGTCCACGCCGCTGACTGA
- a CDS encoding response regulator yields MVRVYLLDDHEVVRRGLRELLEVENDIAVVGESASALEATRRIPAMRPDVMVLDARLPDGSGIDVCRDVRSVDPTIVGLILTSYDDDDALRAAVLAGAAGYLLKDVRGSDLVNSIRRVATGENLLDDGVVARLRTGWGRDAQDPRLAPLSPQERRILEHIAQGLTNRQIGVSMSLAEKTVKNYVTSVLAKMGMESRTQAAVYIASHGAQDGRPTR; encoded by the coding sequence ATGGTGCGCGTCTACCTGCTCGATGACCACGAAGTGGTGCGCCGCGGTCTCCGCGAGCTCCTCGAGGTCGAGAACGACATCGCCGTCGTCGGAGAGTCCGCGAGCGCGCTCGAAGCCACTCGTCGTATCCCCGCCATGCGACCCGACGTGATGGTCCTCGACGCGCGCCTCCCCGACGGCTCCGGGATCGACGTGTGCCGGGACGTCCGGTCCGTCGACCCGACGATCGTCGGCCTCATCCTCACCTCCTACGACGACGACGACGCACTCAGAGCGGCAGTGCTGGCCGGTGCTGCGGGGTACCTCCTCAAAGACGTCCGCGGGTCCGACCTGGTGAACTCCATCCGCCGCGTCGCCACCGGCGAGAACTTGCTCGATGACGGTGTCGTGGCTCGCCTGCGCACCGGCTGGGGCCGTGATGCGCAGGACCCGCGGTTGGCCCCGCTGTCGCCCCAGGAGCGCCGCATCCTCGAACACATCGCACAAGGTCTCACCAACCGCCAGATCGGTGTCTCGATGTCACTGGCAGAGAAGACGGTGAAGAACTACGTCACTTCGGTGCTCGCGAAGATGGGGATGGAGAGCAGGACCCAGGCGGCCGTCTACATCGCGAGTCACGGGGCCCAGGACGGTCGACCGACTCGCTGA
- a CDS encoding universal stress protein has translation MTGIPDRRSVLTHPKTAIGGGTVVAGYDESREATTALMWAARYADARGLPLTVAYAAWPTQPGTSAGVGAVEAKHVEDRAARVARRGAGRVAGLCPDLKVRGKGAVGNPAAELVMESSTASLLVVGRRAAMPADSLGSVSFALGAHARCPVVVVPGDSPHLVGPDHPVVVGVDGSASSDQAVTFAADAAAFAGAELLILSAWTPRAPEPWMSDCAGGLPGAHGGVPGSGHGAADEHVRSAVALVHELHPEVVTSKDVRHGPTASVLLEASASAGMLVVGSRGAGGFAGLMLGSVSRAALRQSEVPLAVVRTGAV, from the coding sequence ATGACCGGCATCCCCGACAGGCGAAGCGTCCTCACCCATCCGAAGACCGCCATCGGCGGTGGGACGGTGGTTGCCGGGTACGACGAGTCGCGCGAGGCCACCACTGCCCTGATGTGGGCGGCGCGCTACGCCGACGCGCGCGGACTCCCTCTCACCGTCGCGTATGCCGCGTGGCCGACCCAGCCGGGGACATCGGCTGGGGTGGGAGCTGTCGAGGCGAAGCACGTGGAGGATCGTGCTGCCCGTGTGGCACGGCGTGGCGCCGGGCGTGTCGCCGGGCTGTGTCCCGACCTCAAGGTGCGAGGGAAGGGCGCAGTCGGCAATCCGGCGGCCGAGCTGGTCATGGAGTCGTCGACCGCCTCGCTCCTCGTCGTCGGCAGGCGTGCCGCTATGCCCGCGGACAGCCTGGGTTCCGTGTCCTTCGCCCTGGGGGCTCATGCGCGGTGCCCGGTCGTCGTGGTTCCCGGAGACTCACCACACCTGGTTGGGCCCGACCATCCAGTCGTCGTGGGTGTCGACGGTTCGGCCTCATCGGATCAGGCCGTGACCTTCGCGGCTGACGCAGCGGCCTTCGCCGGGGCTGAACTCCTCATCCTGTCCGCCTGGACCCCTCGGGCTCCTGAGCCGTGGATGTCTGACTGCGCAGGGGGCCTTCCCGGCGCGCATGGCGGGGTGCCCGGGTCAGGGCACGGCGCGGCTGACGAGCACGTGCGATCGGCCGTTGCTCTGGTCCATGAGCTGCATCCCGAGGTAGTGACCTCCAAGGACGTCCGGCACGGGCCGACCGCCAGCGTCCTCCTCGAGGCATCGGCCTCAGCGGGCATGCTCGTGGTGGGCTCGCGAGGCGCCGGAGGGTTCGCCGGACTCATGCTGGGCTCGGTGTCACGGGCGGCCTTGCGGCAGAGCGAGGTGCCCCTTGCCGTGGTCAGGACCGGCGCCGTCTGA
- a CDS encoding DnaJ C-terminal domain-containing protein, producing the protein MASQDWLDKDFYAVLGVSKDADEGEIKKAYRKLAKQYHPDRNEGDAAAERKFKDVGEAQAVLSDPEQRREYDAIRSMAGGGARFTAGGQGGGAGFEDIFSAFGGGGGGSRVRYGAGGGSPFAGGGGGEPDLEDILSMFGGGGGAAGFGGQGAGFRAPRGPVKGQDLTAKTELSFRDAVEGRTISLSVNGEKVNAKVPAGVKDGQKIRLRGKGAHGDNGADRGDLILTVSVGKHSVYGRDGVNLTIDLPVTFAEAALGATVAVPTLDGSQVKVRIAPGTPSGRVLRLKGRGIATKSATGDLLAKVQIVVPTELSDAEREAVEVLRDARTDDPRATLTSDATA; encoded by the coding sequence ATGGCCAGTCAGGACTGGTTGGACAAGGACTTCTACGCCGTGCTCGGCGTCAGCAAGGACGCCGACGAGGGCGAGATCAAGAAGGCCTACCGCAAGCTCGCCAAGCAGTACCACCCCGACCGCAACGAAGGGGACGCCGCGGCCGAGCGGAAGTTCAAGGACGTCGGTGAGGCGCAGGCCGTGCTCTCCGACCCGGAGCAGCGTCGTGAGTACGACGCGATCCGCTCGATGGCCGGCGGCGGTGCCCGATTCACCGCCGGCGGCCAGGGCGGGGGCGCGGGCTTCGAGGACATCTTCTCCGCCTTCGGCGGGGGAGGGGGCGGCTCCCGGGTGCGCTACGGCGCCGGTGGCGGTTCCCCCTTCGCTGGGGGTGGGGGCGGTGAGCCCGACCTCGAGGACATCCTGTCGATGTTTGGTGGGGGTGGCGGCGCTGCCGGCTTCGGCGGGCAGGGCGCCGGCTTCCGCGCGCCGCGCGGCCCGGTCAAGGGCCAGGACCTCACGGCGAAGACCGAGCTGTCCTTCCGCGACGCGGTCGAGGGACGCACCATCTCGCTGAGCGTCAACGGCGAGAAGGTCAACGCCAAGGTCCCCGCCGGCGTCAAGGACGGGCAGAAGATCCGCCTGCGCGGCAAGGGCGCCCACGGTGACAACGGTGCTGATCGCGGCGACCTGATCCTCACCGTGTCCGTCGGCAAGCACTCGGTCTACGGGCGGGACGGGGTCAACCTGACGATCGACCTGCCGGTGACCTTCGCCGAGGCCGCTTTGGGTGCCACCGTGGCCGTGCCGACCCTCGACGGGTCGCAGGTCAAGGTGCGCATCGCGCCGGGCACCCCGAGTGGTCGCGTCCTGCGGCTCAAGGGGCGCGGCATCGCGACCAAGAGCGCCACGGGCGACCTGCTCGCCAAGGTGCAGATCGTCGTGCCGACCGAGCTCAGCGACGCCGAGCGCGAGGCCGTCGAGGTGCTGCGTGACGCGCGCACCGACGACCCGCGGGCGACGTTGACCTCCGACGCGACCGCCTGA
- a CDS encoding maleylpyruvate isomerase family mycothiol-dependent enzyme: MPLPRDAASVFDRKNTPLMRLIDVTDPRSLEGSSPCEGWSGLDVVQHLIDTQRDFLLKAGADLPDPAPTVAALGPATAWRTHAEAVARQLADDTLAERAYGTPFGTSTVGAAFDQFFGFDLIVHRWDIGQAAGVPVDFSERELEQVETAIAGFGEHIRGEGVCGPAVEVGTDASRQDQALALTGRDPR; the protein is encoded by the coding sequence ATGCCCCTCCCTCGTGATGCCGCGTCCGTCTTCGACCGCAAGAACACCCCGCTCATGCGTCTGATCGACGTGACCGACCCTCGCTCGCTCGAGGGCTCCAGCCCGTGCGAGGGCTGGTCGGGCCTCGACGTCGTCCAGCACCTCATCGACACCCAGCGCGACTTCCTGCTCAAGGCCGGCGCCGACCTGCCCGATCCGGCGCCGACCGTCGCGGCCCTCGGCCCGGCCACCGCGTGGCGGACCCACGCCGAGGCGGTCGCCCGGCAGCTCGCCGACGACACCCTGGCGGAGCGCGCCTACGGGACGCCCTTCGGGACGTCGACGGTGGGGGCGGCCTTCGACCAGTTCTTCGGCTTCGACCTGATCGTGCACCGGTGGGACATCGGCCAGGCCGCGGGCGTCCCGGTGGACTTCTCCGAGCGCGAGCTCGAGCAGGTCGAGACGGCGATCGCCGGCTTCGGCGAGCACATCCGTGGGGAGGGAGTGTGCGGGCCGGCCGTCGAGGTGGGCACCGACGCCTCCCGCCAGGACCAGGCGCTCGCGCTCACCGGCCGCGACCCCCGCTGA
- a CDS encoding DoxX family protein, which yields MSTSIRSRSDAGDLHVGSSNVSSAGPSTHPVARWAAAAARLALGWVFLWAFLDKLLALGFSTGRDAESGVVDIFGPAAWVHGGSPTLGFLTFGTKGPLADFYQSFAGAAWADWVFMVGLAAIGVALVLGVGMRIAAGSGVLMLVMMWSAALPPENNPFMDDHLVYAIVLVLLAGLGAGRTLGLGGWWERLPFVQRHPVLK from the coding sequence ATGAGCACCTCAATTCGCAGCCGGAGCGATGCCGGCGACCTCCACGTCGGGTCCAGCAACGTCAGCTCGGCAGGCCCCTCCACCCATCCGGTGGCCCGTTGGGCGGCAGCCGCCGCCCGGCTGGCTCTCGGATGGGTCTTTCTCTGGGCCTTCCTCGACAAGCTCCTCGCCCTCGGCTTCTCCACAGGACGGGACGCCGAGAGCGGGGTGGTTGACATCTTCGGCCCGGCGGCCTGGGTTCACGGAGGCTCCCCGACCCTGGGCTTCCTCACGTTCGGCACCAAGGGTCCGCTCGCCGACTTCTACCAGAGCTTCGCCGGGGCAGCCTGGGCAGACTGGGTGTTCATGGTGGGTCTCGCCGCCATCGGGGTCGCGCTCGTGCTCGGGGTCGGGATGCGCATCGCGGCCGGGTCCGGCGTCCTCATGCTCGTCATGATGTGGAGTGCTGCCCTCCCCCCGGAGAACAATCCCTTCATGGACGACCACCTCGTCTACGCCATCGTGCTCGTCCTGCTCGCGGGTCTGGGCGCCGGACGCACCCTGGGCCTCGGTGGCTGGTGGGAGCGCCTTCCCTTCGTGCAGCGACACCCCGTGCTCAAGTAA